In Camelus dromedarius isolate mCamDro1 chromosome 16, mCamDro1.pat, whole genome shotgun sequence, the genomic stretch TTGTCCATGGACACTTGTGATTTTTCTCAAAGCAGTAACCACAGCTGAGGTAAAAACTTGAGTATTCTGCTTCTTTACCCCTTTTTCCCCCGGAGCTTTGTTGAGATGTATTTGGCATAGAACATTGTGTAATTTTAACATGTAAATAGTGATATTTGATAAacgtatatattgcaaaatgtttaccacaataaggttagttaacacctccTTCAccttacataattatcattttgcTGTTGCTGTGGTGAGAACATTAAAGTTCTATTCTTATAGAAACTTTCAAGTATATGGTATACAGTTGACCCTGAAACAACACAGATTTGTACCACATGGGTCAACttataagcagattttttttccagcagtaaatactacagtactatacAATATGTGGTTGATTGAATCATGGATATAGAGAAAATGCAAGTACAGAGGAACCACAGATATGGAGCCTCAGATTCGGAGGACAGACTGTAGGTTATACTCAGATATTTGACTGCACAGAGGGTTGGTGCCCCTCACTCCAGAGtagttcaagggtcagctgtagtaATGCTATGtatatacagtaggaacttgttgtttatctattttatatatagtagtttgtatctgctaatctcaaactcctaattcatccctccctccaccctttcccctttggtagccttaagtttgttttccatgtctgttctGCTTTATacataagtttatttgtatcatactatagatttcacatataagtaatatcacatgatatttgtctttctctttctgacttacttcacttagtatgattatctctaggtccacccacattgctgcaaatggcattatttcattcttttttatagttgaatagtattccattgcatatatataccgcagcttctttatccattcatctattgatggacacttaggttgcttccatgtcttggctattgtaatagtgctgctatgaacattagaatgcatgtatctttttgaattagagtcccCTCCAGCTGGACTCTAATTCAAGCTAtgtggccaggagtgggattgctggacatatggtaagtctattcttagtgttttaatgaatctccatactgttttccttagtgactgcaccagtttacattcccaccaacaatgtaggaaggttcccttttctccacaccctctccaatatttattatttgtagtctttttaatgataaccattctgacccacatgaggtgatatcttattgtagttttgatttgcatttctctaataattaacgaagttgagcatcttttcatgtgcttattgacccaTTTCTAAAGTGGACTGGTTTTTCATTGTGTATTGtctttttttgctgtgagttgTAGAAGTTCCTTATAGTTTTTGCATGTGAACCTcttagatatatggtttgcaaatgttttctcccatttgataggttgacttctttctttctttccctttctttctttctttctttttttctttctttctttctttcattgtttcttttgctgtgtggaAGCTTTTTAGTCTAATGTAGTCTCACTTGTTGATTTTaacttttgttgcttgtgttttgcACTTTTCAAGGCACATTTTCTCATAATCAGTTTTTTATGTTGCTGTGGCCAGGTTAGGGGTGGAGGTCTTCATGATGATCACATTTTGTGCAGAGGGGTCCCCTTTGGAAGATAACCTCAAGTTGACAAGACAAATTTCTCTACTCCAAACACCTCGATCCAAAAGAGATTGGTGCTATTCAGTCTTAAGACAGTCCTCCTACCCTATAACCAAACTTCATTTCCAGTCAGAGAAAATATGAGTCATTCATGCCACAAAGCTCTGTGACTTGACACTGTGGCAAGTCATGTGATGTTTTCTGATGCCACTTATCCTAAAACCAGACAACACTCATTGAAAACTTTGCCACTTACTGACTATTCATCCTTGTGCCATGGAGGGTAATAATGTATATGTAAtcaaggttgttgtgaagattaagtgaactAGTATGTGTCAAGCACTacaaacagtgcctgacacttaaTAAGGGTCTTgtatttgttaagtaaataaatatattttaaaaggtcatGTCACATTGTAAACTTATAAACTCTAAATTTTGAATTTAGAACAAAGATGAATGTATTTCATACAGCAAAGGGCCAGTTCTCTGTTCAGTTACCACAGAATGCCTATTAAATAAGATTATTCAATGGGGAGTTTCATTAATAGCATaacaaaattgtggttaccaggCGGGAagtggtggggtggagggataaactggaagtttgtgacttgctgatactaactactatatataaaatagataaacagcaaggtcttactgtatagcacagggaactatattcaataccttgtaatagcctataatgaaaaagaatatgaaaaaggttatatatatgtataactgaattactgtgctatacaccaaaattaacacaacattgtaaaccagctataagtcaatcaaacaaacaaacaaatacctTGAAGGAAGATAAAGAGCTCCCTCTATATCAACACCAATCTCTGTAAAGGGGATTCAAGTTATTGTTGTAGAACCAACAAGAAGAATATGTCAGAATTGTGGATAGTGGCACAAACACTCCTGAGAATCCCACAGCTCATGCAACATAGAGTGAGATCTTAGAAAAACATCCTTAAAAGACTTAGAACTAAGTTAGACAGATTCCTAGTGGTGATGGACAATACACTTTGCATAATGAATACTAGAGCTTTATGTAACAATATCATTCAACAGTCACATTATGAAtgcattttaatatgaaaaatattgtCTTGTGTTCTCAGTTCTCAATTGCCTGcacaaatggagaaaaacaatTGCACAGGTAATCTGAAACAGTACCAACTTTCTAAATTCTTAATTTGGAACATATCAAAATCATACTTTATGCAATCGAGATGAtcctaaaatgttaaaatatgaatttgatcTTATTTAAATGTAATAGTTTATCACATTTTAATGATCTAAGAGAACTCCACTATTTATAACCCAGTGACACACTCTTCTATATATAATAAAAGACTTCTTTAGGTGTACAAACAGGTGCTCTCTACCTTATCTGTCTTAAATTCATTTAGACTTTGATAAATACGTTTTTAGAAGCACAGCATAATCATGagaaagttttaaataattttccccaaACTGATTTAGAGTTTAGATGGtccactttattaaaaataaagttaattttaaaaaatgtgtacttgagaaaatataaagaagaaaatgagtatTATCCTCAGTTACTGTTAGATTTTGTGGCATAATGTTCCAGATATTTTttacacagaaacacacatagacacacacacacagaatacatTTTTCCTCACAAGCTAGTTTAATATTTTACAGCTTCcttattttttgcttaaataTATGGACAGGGCAATTGCATGAGGTTTATTATTTTCAACTATTTTGGGgtatttcctttatatttataATGCTTATATTATATGCtatttgacttttttcttatttatatctcACCTCCCCAAGTAGATTATAACCTCTTTGAAGCAGGAACcctattttattcctttatattcCCTCAGGGTAGTCAactcatgcatgaggtcctccattcaatccccagtacgtccattaaatatatatatagagagagagagattagtgATTGATTAATTTGCTTGGAAATGCCATAAATACCCAATTACTGAGCACAAAGATAAGAAGCCCTTGAGACCAGCCAGCATGGATTTAATACCCACAAGCTTCGACATTGTAAATAACATTCTAAATAACAATCAGATCTGTAACACATACAAGGGAGCACAGTTGTACTTGGTCACAAAACACAAAACGGTTCCTTTGGGCAGAGGATTGTGTCTCCTGTCATACTAAGGGAACATGGTTGGCTTAAAGGTTCATGTCAGGGGGCTTGCATTCTCCTGGGTCTTTTCTGAACATCAGTGgttataattacattataattatattaGTAAGAAACTTATTTGATCTTTCATTACTCATTGCTCTTTAGCTTcaaaaacagatgactggaatCCCAtgctgtcctttcccacccccgcccctttgacaatactgacaggcatatgcagaatagataaacaagattatactgtatagcacagggaaatatacacaagatcttgtggtacctcacagcgaaaaaaaatgtgataatgaatatatgtatgttcatgtataaatgaaaaattgtgctctacactggaatttgacacaacattctaaaatgactataactcaataaaaaaatgttaaaaaaaaaaaaaaaagatgactggcCAGATGCCGCCCAGAGTTCCTTCCACCTCTACCGTCCTGGGCTTTCTATGTATGCAGTGCTGATAGGCATCGGTTCAGTGAACGGACACTCAGACTGTGAAAATAAACGGTAGCCTGGATGTAGACTCCTTACTGGTCATTGTTGAATGACATGTCTCAGGTGTTTCTCAGGTGTTTCATGTTTGTGTCTGGACCTGGGGGCACCGGTGACTCTGTATGTGTGATGAAGATATAGCTGTGCCTGCCTTCCTTACTCAGCTATTGTGCCCTATAAATGCCATTTACAGTGATAGTAAGGAAACCACCCAGACTTAGATTATTGTAGTGAACCATTTAAGCAGATTATTCTGTATCTTGCTTTGACTATCTCAgtggaaaaagagacagaaattaccAAAAGGAAATATCACAAAGACCATGATTTCTATGCTGGGAATGCTAAGTTTATTAGAAAACCAACAACATGATATAGGAGTGAGCTGGGGTCTTGTGAAGACAGGGTATTCTTCATCAGTAATTAGTCTGAAAGGTGTCTTCCATGTCCCCTGTGGGTAGTTTGAAGAGAGGAGGAATGGGCTTCTCAGGAAAAGACATGTTCTGCTGTGAAGCTATGGGACAGTAGGATGGACCAGACCATATGCTGGGGGACACTTAGTAATGATGCGATCCTAGGATGCACTGCTCAGCAGCTGGGGAAGGTCCTGCAGACGGTCTGGCAGGGGGCGGGCTGGCAGCTGGAGGGGCGGCAGCACGGGGACTGCACAGAGATGGGCTGGCTGCAGGTGGTCGCCCAGCAGCAGGGGCGGCAGACCACAGACTGGCAGGACGTGGAGCAGCAGGTGATGGGGCGACAGCAGCCCTCCTGCAGGCTGCACGGGTCACAGCACACTGGGCGGCGGCCGGGCTCGCAGATGGTGCGCGTGCAGCGGGGCACGCAGGTCACGGGGCGGCACACGGTGGTCTGGCAGGACACGGGGCGGCAGCAGCAGGGGTCGCGGCAGCAGCAGGGCTGGAAGCAGCCTCCCCCACAGCccagggaggtggaggtggaggtggagccACAGCAGGAGCCGGTCATGGTGTCTGGGGCTGAGTTGGGTTGAGCTGGTGAGAGGACTTGAGTGTTCTCAGGTGTGAATGTCTTGCTCCTGCTCTGGGCCCTTTATATACCTTGACCCCCGTGACACACGgtcatttccttgtttttgtttattctttttgaaatagCCCTGGCAAGTTAGTAAGTTCTCTAGACATTGTTTTTGGTGCTCAGCTACTCATAAAAGACTATTTGTTGTCCTTATTTTATGAAGACTCATTATATTTTGCTATTTATGGTTCAGATAGTAACTTAATGACCCTAACTTCAAAGTTTCCAATTACCTCTATAATTCAGCAATGCTTTTGCCACTTAATGTTTTGACAACACAAAGTAATTGTCATGCTCTTAAGGTTTCTTATTAATAGTGGAAGTGAATTCCCTGAGTTTGGGTGTCATTTTCCGCTGCTAAACTTCTTGAGCAAAACAAGTTCAGAAAAATACtatagaaagattttaaaagtcgCGATTTGCTGGTAAAAGAATTTTGCAGTCCACTTTTTGGAGCTACAGGAAAGCATCTCAGTAGAGCTCTGTCATCAGTaggtcaccccccccccccgctttttTGTGGTagaatacacataaaatttgCTGTCTTaactatttttgtgtgtggagttCAGCAGTATCATGTACATTCAttttgttgtgcaaccatcattacCATtcgtctccagaactcttttcatcttgcagatcTGAtattctgtacccattaaacagtaactcctcatgaaagcctctccccagcccctggaaaccaccagtgtaaatttttttttaaatctccccttcttttttgaggaaggcctgtatcgttataagcttccctcttagcactgcctttgct encodes the following:
- the LOC116157728 gene encoding keratin-associated protein 2-3; the encoded protein is MTGSCCGSTSTSTSLGCGGGCFQPCCCRDPCCCRPVSCQTTVCRPVTCVPRCTRTICEPGRRPVCCDPCSLQEGCCRPITCCSTSCQSVVCRPCCWATTCSQPISVQSPCCRPSSCQPAPCQTVCRTFPSC